TACACCTGGAGGTCGAAGAAGCCGTGCCGCACGGCGGCGACGGCGAGGAACGCGGCGACCGCGACGGCGAGCAGGAGCACGCTGACGGCCTGCCAGATCGTCCTACCGGCACCCTGCGCCACCGCCGCCTCCCTCGCCCTGCGTAGGCTCACGTCCCATGGCTCTCGGGTACGTCCGCCCGGCGCGTCCCGAGGACGCCGGCGAGATCGCACGCATCCAGCTCGCGACCTGGCGGGTCGCGTACCGCCGGATCCTGCCCCGGCACGTCCTCGACAACCTGGACGAGGCGTGGTTCGCGCGGCGCTGGGCCGCGGCGGTGCAGGAGCCGCCCTCCGGCGCCCATCGCGTGCTGGTCGCCGTCGAACAGGCCGAGCAATCGTATCTTGTGGGATTCGCCGCCTCCGGCCCGGCCGATGCGGAGGCCCTCGCGCCCGGCGAGCCCGCCGACGCGCTGGGGACGGACGTCGTGGCCGTCACCGATCTGCTGGTGGAGCCGCGCTGGGGCCGGCGGGGGCACGGCAGCCGGCTGCTCGCCGCGAGCGTGGACCTGTGGCGGGAGGACGGCTTCGGCCGAGCGGTGGCGTGGGCGTTCGACGGCGACGAGGCGACCCGGTCGTTCCTGACCGGCACCGGCTGGGAGCCGGACGGCGCGGCCCGCGCACTCGACGTGGACGACATGCTCGTCCCGCAACTGCGGCTGCACGTGGCGGTCCCGACCGAACCGGTCGCGGAGAACTGATCGGTGGTGGTCCCGGCTCCGCCGGGACCACCACCGACCGCACCGCCGACCGGGCGGGGCCGGTCAGCCCTTGTCCGCGCCGTCGTTGGCGTCCCGGACGAAGTAGCGCTGGAAGATCACGAAGATGATCGCCACGGGGATCGTGGCGAGCAGCGCCGCGCCGAGCTTCAGCGGGTACTCGCTGCCCTTGCCGAGCGACCCGCTGACCAGGTCGGCCAGCCCGCGCGGCAGGGTGAAGAGGTCCGGGTCCTGCACCGACACGAGGCTGTGCGGGAACTCGTTCCAGGAGCCCTGGAACGACAGGATGGTCAGGGTGATCAGCGCCGGCTTCGCCATCGGCAGCACCACCGACCAGAAGGTGCGGAAGATGCTCGCGCCGTCGATCCGAGCCGCCTCCTCGACGCTCACCGGGATCGACTCGAAGAACTGCTTCATGATGAACACGCCCGCCGCGTCGGCGAGCAGCGGCACGATCAGACCGGCGTAGCTGTTGTAGATCCCGAGCTGGTTGAGCACCAGGAACTTCGGGATGAGCAGCACCACCCCGGGGACCGCCATCACCGCGATCACCGCGGCGAACAACCCGGAGCGACCGCGGAACCGCAGCCGGGCCAGCGCGTACCCGGCGAGCGAGTCGAAGAAGACCCGACCGACCGTGACCAGCACAGTGACCAGCAGCGAGTTGCCGAGCCAGAGCGGGAAGTTCGTCCCGGCGAAGATGCGCTCGAAGCCGGCCAGGCTCAGCGGGTCCGGGAACGGGGAGAGCGGGTTCGCCGCCGCGTCCGGCTCGGTCTTGAGCGAGTTGCCGAGCTGGATGACGAACGGGTAGAGGAAGACCAGGGCGAAGAAGACCAGCGTGGCGTACCCCAGGAAACGGGACACGAGCGTGCGGGCGCCGCGGTCCCGGCGCCGCGCGGACGCCGCGGTGGCCGCCGGGCGGTCGGTCAGCACG
This genomic stretch from Micromonospora krabiensis harbors:
- a CDS encoding GNAT family N-acetyltransferase; protein product: MALGYVRPARPEDAGEIARIQLATWRVAYRRILPRHVLDNLDEAWFARRWAAAVQEPPSGAHRVLVAVEQAEQSYLVGFAASGPADAEALAPGEPADALGTDVVAVTDLLVEPRWGRRGHGSRLLAASVDLWREDGFGRAVAWAFDGDEATRSFLTGTGWEPDGAARALDVDDMLVPQLRLHVAVPTEPVAEN
- a CDS encoding carbohydrate ABC transporter permease yields the protein MAVLTDRPAATAASARRRDRGARTLVSRFLGYATLVFFALVFLYPFVIQLGNSLKTEPDAAANPLSPFPDPLSLAGFERIFAGTNFPLWLGNSLLVTVLVTVGRVFFDSLAGYALARLRFRGRSGLFAAVIAVMAVPGVVLLIPKFLVLNQLGIYNSYAGLIVPLLADAAGVFIMKQFFESIPVSVEEAARIDGASIFRTFWSVVLPMAKPALITLTILSFQGSWNEFPHSLVSVQDPDLFTLPRGLADLVSGSLGKGSEYPLKLGAALLATIPVAIIFVIFQRYFVRDANDGADKG